From Streptomyces sp. NBC_01754, a single genomic window includes:
- a CDS encoding peptidase inhibitor family I36 protein, which translates to MRTTVLAAGLAAAALIPATAPAGTASEARPGTARPERAGTAARSAPAGLAPCGAGQLCLWAKPDFTGAGQTHELATVDIESCVPLASGTTAQALVNRTGRPVTTYQSATCAETGEFETYPGGGTWVPRSPYTVRAFKIWER; encoded by the coding sequence ATGCGTACGACCGTGCTCGCCGCCGGCCTGGCGGCCGCCGCGCTCATCCCTGCCACCGCCCCGGCCGGCACCGCGTCCGAGGCCCGGCCCGGAACCGCCCGCCCGGAGCGCGCCGGCACCGCCGCCCGGTCCGCACCGGCGGGGCTCGCCCCGTGCGGGGCGGGACAGCTCTGTCTGTGGGCGAAGCCGGATTTCACCGGGGCCGGGCAGACGCACGAACTGGCCACCGTCGACATCGAGAGCTGTGTCCCGCTGGCCTCCGGCACCACCGCGCAGGCCCTCGTCAACCGCACCGGCCGCCCCGTGACCACCTACCAGTCCGCCACGTGTGCGGAGACCGGCGAGTTCGAGACCTACCCCGGCGGCGGGACCTGGGTGCCCCGCTCGCCGTACACGGTGCGGGCCTTCAAGATCTGGGAGCGATGA
- a CDS encoding MFS transporter — protein sequence MTSQTTVEKAPREPEDTVVPAPVKGLRGHPWLTLFAVAIGVMMVALDGTIVAIANPAIQKDLNASLADVQWITNGYMLALAVSLITAGKLGDRFGHRQTFLIGITGFAAASAAIGLSGTVTLVILFRVLQGLFGALLMPAALGLLRATFPAEKLNMAIGIWGMVIGASTAGGPILGGVLVEHVSWQSVFFINVPVGVLALVFGLVILKDHRAENAPRSFDIGGIVLLSQAMFCLIWSLIKGSEWGWGDAKTLGFLGAAVALFFVFALSQKNVREPLVPLAMFRSVALSAGVVLMVLMAFAFMGGLFFVTFYLQNVHGMSPVDSGLHLLPLTAMMIVGSPLAGAAITKFGPRVPLVGGMACVAVAMFGMSQLTVGTGTLTMSLWFALLGFGLAPVMVGATEVIVGNAPMELSGVAGGLQQAAMQVGGSLGTAVLGAVMATRVDAKLGDNWKAAELPPADEAQLEQASSAIEVGMPPVPPNTPPEIAAKITAVAHDTFVSGMSFAFLTAGGVAVVAALVALLTKRGENAEAGMGAGHI from the coding sequence ATGACTAGTCAGACCACTGTCGAGAAGGCACCGCGGGAGCCCGAAGACACAGTTGTTCCCGCACCGGTGAAAGGATTGCGCGGCCATCCCTGGCTGACGCTCTTCGCCGTCGCCATCGGCGTGATGATGGTGGCGCTCGACGGCACGATCGTCGCGATAGCCAACCCCGCCATCCAGAAGGACCTCAACGCGTCCCTCGCCGACGTCCAGTGGATCACCAACGGTTACATGCTGGCCCTCGCGGTCTCGCTGATCACCGCGGGCAAGCTCGGCGACCGCTTCGGCCACCGTCAGACCTTTCTGATAGGCATCACCGGATTCGCCGCGGCCTCCGCGGCCATCGGCCTGTCCGGCACCGTCACCCTGGTGATCCTCTTCCGGGTGCTCCAGGGCCTCTTCGGCGCCCTGCTGATGCCTGCGGCGCTCGGCCTGCTGCGCGCCACCTTCCCCGCCGAGAAGCTGAACATGGCGATCGGTATCTGGGGCATGGTGATCGGCGCCTCGACCGCCGGCGGCCCCATCCTCGGCGGTGTGCTCGTGGAGCACGTCAGCTGGCAGTCGGTCTTCTTCATCAACGTGCCGGTCGGTGTGCTGGCGCTCGTCTTCGGCCTGGTGATCCTCAAGGACCACCGTGCCGAGAACGCGCCGAGGTCCTTCGACATCGGTGGCATCGTGCTGCTGTCGCAGGCGATGTTCTGTCTGATCTGGTCGCTGATCAAGGGCTCCGAGTGGGGCTGGGGCGACGCCAAGACGCTCGGGTTCCTGGGCGCCGCGGTGGCGCTGTTCTTCGTGTTCGCGCTCTCCCAGAAGAACGTCCGCGAACCGCTGGTCCCGCTGGCCATGTTCCGCTCCGTGGCACTGTCCGCCGGTGTGGTCCTGATGGTGCTGATGGCCTTCGCCTTCATGGGCGGCCTGTTCTTCGTCACCTTCTACCTGCAGAACGTCCACGGCATGAGCCCGGTCGACAGCGGTCTGCACCTGCTGCCGCTGACCGCGATGATGATCGTCGGTTCGCCGCTGGCCGGCGCGGCGATCACCAAGTTCGGTCCGCGGGTACCGCTGGTCGGCGGCATGGCGTGCGTCGCGGTCGCCATGTTCGGCATGTCCCAGCTGACCGTCGGCACCGGAACGCTGACCATGTCCCTCTGGTTCGCCCTCCTCGGCTTCGGCCTCGCGCCGGTCATGGTCGGCGCCACGGAGGTCATCGTCGGCAACGCCCCGATGGAGCTCTCCGGTGTCGCGGGCGGGCTCCAGCAGGCCGCGATGCAGGTCGGCGGCAGCCTCGGTACGGCCGTCCTGGGTGCCGTCATGGCCACCAGGGTGGACGCGAAACTCGGCGACAACTGGAAGGCCGCGGAGCTGCCGCCGGCGGACGAGGCGCAGCTGGAGCAGGCCTCCTCCGCCATCGAGGTGGGCATGCCGCCGGTGCCGCCGAACACCCCGCCGGAGATCGCGGCGAAGATCACGGCGGTCGCGCATGACACGTTCGTGTCGGGCATGAGCTTCGCCTTCCTGACCGCCGGCGGTGTCGCCGTGGTCGCCGCGCTGGTCGCCCTGCTCACCAAGCGCGGTGAGAACGCCGAGGCGGGCATGGGGGCGGGCCATATCTGA
- a CDS encoding TetR family transcriptional regulator: MTSRQPTGAPTPAPPTGLRERKKQRTREALLHTALELFATQGYDRTTVDEIAEAVQVSQRTFFRYFANKEAAAFAVQDAIESRFLLELRQRPSGEPPFEAMRHAVLNTWRSVVDVAEDDATAELRLRTYQMIESTPTLVAAHMRRGVDLERQTTLLIAEREGLDPEADPRPAVAVAAFAGVVRLTGQLWCRRQDASVQTLRALTELHLDLLRTTLLGSWRTP, translated from the coding sequence GTGACGAGCAGGCAGCCGACCGGGGCCCCAACTCCCGCACCACCGACCGGTTTGCGTGAACGCAAGAAGCAGCGCACCCGTGAAGCCCTGCTGCACACCGCTCTCGAACTGTTCGCCACGCAAGGATACGACCGGACCACGGTCGACGAGATCGCGGAGGCCGTCCAGGTCTCCCAGCGCACCTTCTTCCGCTACTTCGCGAACAAGGAGGCGGCGGCCTTCGCCGTGCAGGACGCCATCGAGTCGCGCTTCCTCCTGGAGCTGCGCCAACGCCCTTCGGGGGAACCCCCGTTCGAGGCGATGCGGCATGCCGTACTGAACACCTGGAGGAGTGTCGTGGACGTCGCCGAGGACGACGCCACAGCCGAACTCCGGCTACGGACCTACCAGATGATCGAGTCGACGCCCACACTGGTCGCCGCCCACATGCGGCGCGGCGTGGATCTGGAACGGCAGACGACTCTGCTGATCGCGGAGCGGGAGGGCCTGGACCCTGAAGCCGATCCGCGCCCCGCCGTCGCCGTCGCCGCGTTCGCCGGGGTGGTGCGGCTGACCGGGCAGCTGTGGTGCCGTCGCCAGGACGCGAGCGTGCAGACCCTGCGTGCACTGACCGAACTCCATCTGGACCTGCTGCGGACCACCCTCCTCGGATCGTGGCGCACCCCTTGA
- a CDS encoding alpha/beta hydrolase, whose product MTSFDSSPTLTAWRALLAVAVVFVMLTTTGWTAVHRQHTAAPREIALAAWARARVGGHPLPDAGAPAHRLARFFATLTARQQSLLADTYPLVVGNMNGAPVTLRYRANRHALTRAEAVEQHRAHDTGLSRDGRHHALLRLERFRSLLAEDRQILAFDPSGRGLAAEVLGDLDRAERVSVVVPGIDTNLLTLERTGLKKNAAPVGMARSLYGAERAARPGTRTAVIAWADYTAPAGLGVDAVLGGLAANGAVRLNSLLAALPGPSTVSLFCHSYGSVLCGLAARGLPDRVSDIAVAGSPGMRADSAAGLGTGARVWATRDGDDWIKDVPNMEIAGLGHGADPVDPRFGARLVSASGAVGHSGYFEPGTESLSNFAAIGVGAYDSVSCASADRSCRRGFSGGRHA is encoded by the coding sequence GTGACTTCCTTCGATTCCTCCCCCACCCTCACCGCCTGGCGCGCCCTGCTCGCCGTCGCGGTCGTGTTCGTGATGCTGACGACCACGGGCTGGACCGCGGTGCACCGGCAACACACCGCCGCACCGCGTGAGATCGCGCTCGCCGCCTGGGCCAGGGCCCGGGTGGGCGGTCACCCGCTCCCGGACGCCGGCGCCCCGGCGCACCGGCTGGCCCGCTTCTTCGCGACGCTCACGGCACGGCAGCAGTCACTGCTCGCCGACACGTACCCGCTGGTCGTGGGCAACATGAACGGCGCCCCCGTCACGCTGCGCTATCGCGCCAACCGGCACGCGCTGACGCGGGCCGAGGCCGTGGAGCAGCACAGGGCCCACGACACCGGGCTCTCGCGCGACGGCCGCCACCACGCGCTGCTCCGGCTGGAACGCTTCCGGTCGCTGCTCGCGGAGGATCGGCAGATCCTCGCCTTCGACCCCTCGGGGAGAGGTCTCGCGGCCGAGGTCCTCGGTGATCTCGACCGCGCGGAACGCGTCTCCGTCGTCGTACCCGGCATCGACACGAACCTGCTGACGCTGGAGCGCACCGGCCTCAAAAAGAACGCCGCGCCGGTCGGTATGGCCCGGTCCCTGTACGGTGCGGAGCGCGCGGCCCGGCCCGGTACCCGTACCGCGGTCATCGCGTGGGCCGACTACACCGCGCCCGCCGGTCTCGGCGTGGACGCCGTCCTGGGCGGTCTCGCGGCGAACGGGGCGGTACGGCTGAACTCACTCCTCGCGGCGCTGCCCGGCCCCTCGACCGTCTCCCTGTTCTGCCACAGCTACGGCTCCGTGCTGTGCGGTCTGGCCGCGCGGGGACTGCCCGACCGGGTCTCGGACATCGCCGTGGCGGGGAGCCCCGGCATGCGGGCGGACAGTGCCGCCGGCCTGGGCACCGGGGCGAGGGTGTGGGCCACGCGGGACGGCGACGACTGGATCAAGGACGTGCCGAACATGGAGATCGCCGGGCTCGGACACGGTGCCGATCCGGTCGACCCGCGATTCGGCGCACGGCTCGTGTCGGCGAGCGGCGCCGTCGGGCACAGCGGCTATTTCGAGCCGGGCACCGAGAGCCTCAGCAACTTCGCCGCGATCGGCGTGGGCGCCTACGACTCAGTCAGCTGTGCGAGCGCCGATCGGTCCTGTCGGCGTGGATTTTCCGGTGGTCGGCATGCCTGA